From Pseudorasbora parva isolate DD20220531a chromosome 14, ASM2467924v1, whole genome shotgun sequence:
gctgttccgtcctgcattgcgaccgtggagcggcttggacatctgcgccggccccggtgtgtccacagaagtgcccggaggaatgttctgcctcctgcatggtgctgcggcgatccccatcgtttgaatcatcatgaagaagacccatcatctggtcttcagctgtcgtgcctcggcgatgtcatcgggacactgccgctgggagaaatctgaaacatggagtggaccacagtgtgctgcggagctaacagtgtgctgcagagctaacagagacttccaccatcagctgttttctgtccaccatcagctctgtttctgttcaccatcagctctgtttctgttcaccatcagctctgtttctgttcaccatcagctctgtttctgttctgttttctgtgttggttgattgtttgtagtattctatatttttacttgttattcattttttgttattccccccccccttgttgcactttgagattcttcggaatgaaaagtgcattataaataaaatctattattattattattattaatgtgtcactttatggtttccatggtgacgcgtcattgcttgtcacgtgacacaccgcagcaacaacagagaatgaatgatgatctgcttttgtcatttttccttttttattcaaaatattcacacaTTTTTTAGATATGGCctgaaatatctgatattccgatTGTCAAATATATACAAGTGGCAGTGTTTTGTCGTTTAAACACCTTTATAATGATCGCGTTAGTTGAACTGTATGCATGATGGGCGCGGCGCCGCTGGCGCAGTTCAGAAAATCGGATCTGTTAGATTTAAGTTACAAGACGTgaattcatccacttctcccaaaatacataaaagtaagtggcaggtgaactggcagaagaatagagtaaactttaaagttacttagacaatgtgtatctgatatgaataaaactaattataatggaaatgattattattgcctcttcatttttcatcattgtgtatttttacaaaccctaaatgtattgtttttttttagtacGTATACgtttgaaacctaaaataaacattatgtggctgaaaacactgaaaagttgtgatatatGACAGCTCTGAGCGCGCCTGTCTCTGGCTCAGTGCAAGCCAACGcgaaagcacatttgaatgaacgtgATGCACTGACCGTTCTAATCACATGCGTGAATGTGTGATCGTACGTGCGAAAGggttaaaaagaagaagaatgtatttatgtaaattcaaatatattctatatatgaaattcagattattattattatttatttttagctaaCGTAATTTTTTGGCGGCACCCCTGACACAATCACGGGGCACCCCAGTGTGCCGCGGCACCCACTTTGAGAAAGGCtgttctagactgagaaaagacagaaaatgtatttttgtcccatggggatgaaagactacaattcccagaatgcttcgctgccccgtgaggccattcccaacaccaccaacttgattactgtagCTGAGTTAGAGAACCTACAATTAaaaacgtgtctgttcaatataatgagtgagtcaccgcgcgagtatcacagcactgagcactaattgcaggagtgatgagagctgaggtaatcgcgactacactcgcggcatacactcacaacgcgagttcagtctggcgtgcttcagttcatgcctttgcaagcttaactttcattgaaattaatttgagaagttaaaagacttgcattgctcaccatagctccatttaaatgagtgcctgtagctgcgaccTGAGCTCTCCCTggcagctgagtgtaatctcccatccctcatgcgcggattcaaaacatgcggatatggctccctctgctggctgtagtctttagcctttgggcaaacattcctcctatgatgcaaaaatcgtcaatttgcatcataggaggaatttttccagaaataaaatgcataaatctcttgtcttagggagatatgaggggggaaagtacaatcatttgaatatactccagggtttctactgatacaaagccatatgctaatcgctgaagtaaccctttaaatacttCTACTATTATTTGTCAGTTCtgcttatttttgttttattgctgttactattaatattactattactttttttgtgtgtgttctgtgtttactctgttgtgttgtgttctGTGTTTACTCTGTTGTAAGTTTTGCActtctaataaaaaaataaaataaaataaaaaataataataaaaaaaaggaaaatggaTTTAATGATGGGATTATATACTCACCAGTGACAGAAACACTGAATCTCTTCACTCTGGTGATGCTGAAGCTGCTGTTGATGATCATCATCTGTAGTTTATATTGTCCAGCGTCTAtgtttgtggtgtgtgtgatggtcagagatccagtctgatgatccagcttcagtctgtctctgaatctctctTTACACTGATCATCTGCACAGATCTGACTTTGATCTCCAGTGATTTCAGCGATGAGAACGTCATTAAAATAccacatcattgaatcatttgtgtttttcattacaCCAGAATCTAAAGTGACCGGTTCTCCCTCCATCACTGACTTTCTCTTCACTTCATCTCGTTCAGCAGCAGAAACACCTGAAACACAAACCAACAGATGATGGAGGATCTTTTActggaaaaaaacacaacaaaaaactCCACAAGAAATCTTTCTTGACTTTCGATCTGAAAAGAAGCCATTTAGTTTGTGCTTTTTAACCCTTTTTGGATCCTTATTTTACATCAAATCCTTATTTAAACAGATAATAACAGAAGTTGATGATAGACAGCATGATTATACCTGACATCTCCATTTGAACTCAACTGAAGCTTCCTGTGaacgctaatatagttatcatcaAGGGCTTTATAGTTATTGTGTAAATGGGTCTTTAGTTTTATATCATAAGCTGTTTAATGATGTAAAGTGAGATAATTCTATAATTTGCACTTGCTCAGCAAGTTTGTAAAGATTATTTCTATAAGTTAATTAAAATACAACACAATAACTAAGAATATCACtctaaaaaacatatatatatatatatatatatatatatatatatatatatatatatatatatatataacatatataaacTGAATTTAAACATTAATTATGACTCACCACTAACCAAAACTTTGAAGATTCTGTCACTGCTGTCGCTGCTTCTGATGATCTTCAGTTCATAAACACCAGAGTCTTCAGTTCTGATGTTcatgatggtcagagatccagtctgatgatccagcttcagtctgtctctgaatctctcaGTATCTTCATTACACTGAACATCTGTACAGATATCACTGAAGTCTCCACTGATTTGAGCGATGCGAGTGTCATTACAATACCATTTAATATTTTCctgttggtttgttttaacACCAGTGTGAAAAATGACTGAATCTCCCTCCTCCATTGGCACTGACACTTCATCTGTATCAACACCAGACACACCTGAAGACACACAGACCAAACAACAAGCAGCATTGAAAGGGCTCTCACAACTCATGAGCTGCACAATTTAACATCTCTAAGGACTTTACGGttagactgaccaaatatgatgttgttCTGGTTAAATCTCAAGAGTAACTCTGAAGAGTTAATCACAGTATAAAACATGCCATTTCCTGTTGCCAGTAGGTGGGGCTATGGCTAACTGAATACTGGCATAGACATCTtctacaatttaaaacaatatttacatatgaaagcacaatatataaatgcctcattcatttgCAATTCCAATAAGGTCCTCACACCATAGGTGcgtaatttgtatatatatatatttatatagtttgTTGACTATACACtcatctaaaggattattaggaacacctgttcaatttctcatttatGCAATTATTTAATCAACCAACCGCATGGCAGTTTCTTCAATTCATTTAGGGGTTGTGGTCCTgttcaagacaatctcctgaactcccaacttaatgtcagaatgggaaagaaagctgatttaagcaattgagcttggcatggttgttggtgccagacgggccggtctgagtatttcacaatctgctcagttactgggattttcacgcacgaccatttctagggtttacaaagaatg
This genomic window contains:
- the LOC137040040 gene encoding carcinoembryonic antigen-related cell adhesion molecule 1-like, producing the protein MNKGNNCGEEQNACMIRFMKMKSLFYLLLVVWILLVNGVSGVDTDEVSVPMEEGDSVIFHTGVKTNQQENIKWYCNDTRIAQISGDFSDICTDVQCNEDTERFRDRLKLDHQTGSLTIMNIRTEDSGVYELKIIRSSDSSDRIFKVLVSGVSAAERDEVKRKSVMEGEPVTLDSGVMKNTNDSMMWYFNDVLIAEITGDQSQICADDQCKERFRDRLKLDHQTGSLTITHTTNIDAGQYKLQMMIINSSFSITRVKRFSVSVTGSGLSAGAVAGIVVGVLLVFAAALTAAVIYYHHHRRHTAVSQNEDDNL